In a genomic window of Hyphomonas sp.:
- the glyS gene encoding glycine--tRNA ligase subunit beta yields MADLILELFSEEIPARMQAKAESDLGAALEKALGEAGLSWASLETASGPRRLTVFVDGLSDRSADVKEERKGPKVGAPDKAVEGFLRGAGLSDISQAEVRSDPKKGDFYVAVIETPGRDATDIIAEAVPAIIRGFHWPKSMRWGTGDLRWVRPLQRIVCVLDGKVVPFEVDGIASGKETEGHRVHGRGPFRVTSRKDYESQLEGQGHVKLTRDARREVILAGIETVCADAGLEWIEDKGLLEEVVGLAEWPVVVLGDMDPAFLSLPPEVIQLSMRTHQKYFAVNDKKTGKLAPHFIVVANIEATDGGKKLAEGNSRVLSARLDDGRFFWEKDKATPLDEMAAKLSTIAFKAELGSLGDKVERVAALARELAPKVGADPDLAERAARLAKADLVSEMVGEFPELQGVMGRYYALEAGEPEAVADAIRDHYKPQGPSDSVPTDPVGIAVALADKLDTLVGFWAIDEKPTGSKDPFALRRAALGVVRILLENEVRLKLQTDAEASSDLLSFFADRLKQYLRDQGQRHDLIDAVFALGEDDLVLITRRVEALGAFLEAEDGANLLAGYKRAANILKAEEKKGDLPSDLSVNDALIAKGPAEEQALGKALAEVEAAIAAPLAAEDFTGAMAELARLRAPVDAFFEAVMVNDADPAVRANRLALLTQIRDTLHRVADFSRIDG; encoded by the coding sequence ATGGCAGACCTGATTCTCGAACTCTTCTCGGAGGAAATTCCTGCGCGTATGCAGGCGAAGGCAGAAAGCGATCTCGGCGCGGCGCTGGAGAAGGCGTTGGGCGAGGCGGGCCTCAGCTGGGCATCGCTGGAAACGGCGTCCGGGCCGCGGCGCCTGACCGTGTTTGTCGATGGCCTGTCGGACCGCTCGGCCGATGTGAAGGAAGAACGCAAGGGCCCGAAGGTCGGCGCGCCGGACAAGGCGGTCGAAGGTTTCCTGCGGGGCGCTGGGCTCAGCGACATCAGCCAGGCCGAGGTGCGCTCGGACCCGAAGAAGGGCGACTTCTACGTGGCCGTGATCGAGACACCGGGGCGCGATGCGACAGACATCATCGCCGAGGCCGTGCCGGCCATCATTCGCGGCTTCCATTGGCCCAAGAGCATGCGCTGGGGCACCGGAGATCTGCGCTGGGTACGCCCGCTGCAGCGGATTGTCTGCGTGCTGGACGGGAAAGTGGTGCCGTTCGAGGTGGATGGCATTGCCAGCGGCAAAGAGACCGAAGGCCATAGGGTGCATGGCCGTGGGCCGTTCAGGGTGACCTCCCGCAAGGATTATGAAAGCCAGCTGGAAGGCCAGGGCCATGTGAAGCTGACGCGGGATGCCCGCCGTGAGGTGATCCTGGCCGGCATCGAGACGGTTTGCGCGGATGCCGGCCTTGAGTGGATCGAGGACAAGGGGCTGCTGGAGGAAGTGGTGGGCCTGGCCGAATGGCCGGTTGTCGTGCTGGGGGACATGGACCCGGCTTTCCTGAGCCTGCCGCCGGAAGTGATCCAGCTGTCGATGCGGACGCACCAGAAATATTTCGCGGTCAATGACAAGAAGACCGGCAAGCTGGCGCCGCATTTCATCGTGGTGGCCAATATCGAAGCGACCGATGGCGGCAAGAAGCTGGCCGAAGGCAATTCGCGGGTCCTGTCGGCGCGGCTCGATGATGGCCGATTCTTCTGGGAAAAGGACAAGGCGACGCCGCTGGACGAGATGGCGGCGAAACTGTCGACGATTGCATTCAAGGCGGAGCTTGGCTCGCTGGGCGACAAGGTGGAACGCGTGGCGGCGCTGGCGCGGGAGCTGGCCCCGAAAGTGGGCGCGGATCCGGATTTGGCCGAACGGGCGGCGCGCCTCGCCAAGGCGGATCTTGTCTCGGAGATGGTTGGCGAGTTCCCGGAGCTGCAGGGCGTGATGGGGCGGTATTATGCGCTGGAGGCCGGCGAGCCTGAGGCGGTCGCCGATGCCATCCGCGACCATTACAAACCTCAGGGCCCGAGCGATTCCGTGCCGACCGATCCGGTGGGCATCGCGGTCGCACTGGCCGACAAGCTGGATACGCTGGTTGGATTTTGGGCGATTGACGAGAAGCCGACGGGTTCAAAAGACCCGTTCGCGCTGCGCCGGGCGGCGCTGGGCGTGGTTCGGATTCTGTTGGAGAATGAAGTTCGACTGAAACTCCAGACCGATGCGGAAGCCTCGAGCGACCTGCTTTCCTTTTTCGCAGATCGTCTGAAGCAATATCTGCGCGATCAAGGCCAACGCCACGACCTCATCGACGCCGTCTTTGCCCTCGGCGAGGATGATCTCGTGCTCATCACGCGCCGGGTCGAGGCGCTGGGGGCGTTTCTGGAGGCCGAGGACGGCGCGAATTTGCTGGCGGGCTACAAGCGCGCGGCGAACATTCTGAAGGCCGAGGAGAAGAAGGGCGATCTGCCGTCTGACCTCTCCGTCAACGACGCGCTGATCGCCAAGGGCCCGGCCGAGGAGCAGGCGCTGGGCAAGGCGCTGGCAGAGGTCGAGGCGGCCATTGCTGCGCCGCTGGCAGCGGAAGACTTTACCGGCGCCATGGCGGAACTGGCCAGGCTGCGCGCGCCGGTCGATGCCTTCTTCGAGGCGGTCATGGTGAATGACGCAGATCCGGCCGTCCGGGCGAATCGCCTGGCCCTGCTCACCCAGATCCGTGACACGCTGCACCGTGTGGCCGATTTCTCCCGCATTGACGGCTGA
- a CDS encoding caspase family protein, which yields MFRWILIGLMFLGVALGADAKTKRALIVGVGDYEQLPDLQKTTGDATGYSEAFEGQLGFEVTRLIDPGTIEFLEALDGFLQSIEPGDEVAFIFSGHGWSDGADNFLALKDAPLESSEFALRRQTVSLSNDVLAEIKARRPGLLFAIVDACRDNPFDTGTRSVTRGLSRLEIVPGTLVVYAAGARQKALDRLGPEDDSPYSVFTRSLLPRLGDPASPLLRSVDETRTEVAALAASINHEQRPAIYSDVSLDYCFAGECRMDAGLDQETIDWVEISSVGYTAVDPCTKYARHLEAYPDGKFAEVARRNLANPPCARTRLQLKSVSWFGDLSGHTDEVYGVDYSPSGRFVASASADHTARLWIVGMTPSLYGQSTELKGHTAPVLTVRFSPNEERLITASEDGTARIWSALGEEARLVLDGHEDVVTYAEYSPFGDRVITSSQDKTVRIWDARSGAELMRLTGHSDAVRSARFNADASRIVTASNDGTVRVWEAESGRQVRVVESGELPATYAMFSADGERILVASADKSARVWDEEGNVLELTGHDAPLWNATFSMDGEFVATSAMDLSGKIWDAETGAFLAGVQDLSMFGANWVEFSPDGKRLLVSMKGGGLQLWELTFGAD from the coding sequence ATGTTTCGCTGGATACTGATCGGCCTGATGTTTCTGGGCGTTGCGCTCGGCGCGGATGCCAAGACCAAACGCGCCTTGATCGTCGGTGTTGGCGATTATGAACAGCTGCCCGACCTTCAGAAAACGACCGGCGACGCGACGGGCTATTCCGAAGCCTTCGAAGGGCAGCTGGGCTTTGAAGTCACGCGCCTGATCGATCCGGGTACGATTGAGTTTCTTGAGGCGCTGGACGGGTTCCTGCAATCCATCGAGCCTGGCGATGAAGTGGCCTTCATCTTCTCCGGGCATGGCTGGTCTGATGGGGCCGACAATTTCCTGGCCCTGAAGGATGCGCCGCTGGAATCGTCCGAGTTCGCGCTCAGGCGCCAGACCGTGTCCCTGTCGAATGATGTGCTGGCCGAGATCAAGGCGCGCCGGCCGGGCCTCTTGTTCGCCATCGTGGATGCCTGCCGGGACAATCCGTTCGATACGGGCACGCGCAGCGTGACGCGGGGGCTGTCGCGGCTGGAGATCGTGCCGGGCACACTGGTCGTCTATGCGGCGGGCGCCCGGCAGAAGGCGCTGGACCGGTTGGGGCCGGAGGATGACTCGCCCTATTCGGTCTTCACCCGCAGCCTGTTGCCACGCCTCGGCGATCCGGCCAGCCCGCTGTTGCGCAGCGTGGACGAGACCCGGACGGAAGTGGCCGCGCTTGCCGCCTCGATCAATCACGAGCAACGCCCGGCGATCTATTCGGATGTCTCGCTGGATTACTGCTTTGCGGGCGAATGCCGCATGGATGCCGGCCTGGATCAGGAGACGATCGACTGGGTTGAGATTTCCAGCGTCGGCTATACCGCGGTCGATCCCTGTACGAAATATGCCCGTCACCTGGAAGCATATCCGGATGGCAAGTTCGCCGAGGTGGCGCGCCGGAACCTGGCCAACCCTCCGTGCGCCCGCACGCGATTGCAGCTGAAATCGGTGTCCTGGTTTGGCGACCTGAGCGGGCATACGGACGAAGTCTATGGCGTGGATTACAGCCCGAGTGGGCGGTTCGTGGCGAGTGCATCGGCCGATCACACAGCCCGCCTCTGGATCGTCGGCATGACGCCGAGCCTTTATGGCCAGTCGACCGAACTGAAGGGCCATACCGCGCCGGTGCTCACCGTGCGGTTCAGCCCAAATGAAGAGCGTCTCATCACGGCGTCCGAAGACGGCACGGCGCGCATCTGGAGCGCGCTGGGCGAGGAGGCGCGACTGGTGCTGGACGGGCATGAGGATGTCGTGACCTATGCCGAATACAGCCCGTTCGGAGATCGGGTGATCACGTCGTCCCAGGACAAGACGGTGCGCATCTGGGATGCGCGCTCCGGCGCGGAGCTGATGCGGCTGACCGGGCATTCCGATGCGGTCCGGTCGGCGCGGTTCAATGCGGATGCCAGCCGGATCGTCACGGCGTCGAATGATGGCACGGTGCGTGTGTGGGAGGCCGAGTCCGGCCGGCAGGTGCGCGTTGTGGAGTCCGGAGAGCTACCCGCGACCTATGCCATGTTCAGCGCCGATGGCGAGCGCATCCTGGTCGCCTCGGCCGACAAGAGCGCGCGGGTCTGGGATGAGGAAGGCAATGTGCTGGAGCTGACCGGCCATGACGCGCCGCTTTGGAATGCGACGTTCAGCATGGATGGGGAGTTTGTTGCGACCAGCGCGATGGATCTGTCCGGCAAGATCTGGGACGCGGAGACGGGCGCGTTCCTTGCGGGCGTGCAGGATCTCAGCATGTTTGGCGCAAACTGGGTTGAATTCTCGCCGGACGGAAAACGGCTGCTCGTCTCGATGAAGGGCGGCGGGTTGCAGCTGTGGGAGCTGACCTTTGGCGCGGACTGA
- a CDS encoding glycine--tRNA ligase subunit alpha produces MTAPKAHAKPKSFQDLILTLQTYWAEKGCAILQPYDMEVGAGTLHPATVLRALGPKEWRAAYVQPSRRPKDARYGENPNRLGHYYQFQVILKPNPDNLQDLYLESLYRIGIDPTVHDIRFVEDDWENPTVGAWGLGWEVWCDGMEVSQYTYFQQVGGLDVFPVSGELTYGLERLAMYVFGVDNVYNLPFNDPDSDVPLTYGDVFLENERQQSAFNFEHSDVEMLKRWFADCETQSNALRDAGKPLPAYDYALKASHTFNLIDARGAISPTERQAYIARVRDLARGAAAQWAEQEGANA; encoded by the coding sequence ATGACCGCACCCAAGGCGCACGCCAAGCCGAAATCCTTCCAGGACCTGATCCTGACGCTTCAGACCTACTGGGCCGAGAAGGGCTGTGCGATCCTGCAACCCTATGACATGGAGGTTGGCGCCGGCACGCTGCACCCGGCCACCGTGCTGCGCGCACTGGGGCCGAAAGAGTGGCGCGCCGCCTATGTCCAGCCGTCGCGCCGCCCGAAGGATGCGCGCTATGGCGAGAACCCGAATCGGCTTGGCCACTATTACCAGTTCCAGGTGATCCTGAAGCCCAATCCGGACAATCTGCAGGATCTGTACCTCGAAAGCCTCTACCGTATCGGAATCGACCCGACGGTGCATGACATCCGCTTCGTGGAAGATGATTGGGAGAACCCCACCGTCGGCGCCTGGGGGCTTGGCTGGGAAGTCTGGTGTGACGGGATGGAAGTCAGCCAGTACACCTATTTCCAGCAGGTTGGCGGGCTCGACGTCTTCCCGGTGTCCGGCGAACTGACCTATGGCCTGGAACGCCTCGCCATGTATGTGTTCGGCGTCGACAATGTCTACAATCTGCCGTTCAACGATCCGGACAGTGACGTGCCGCTTACCTATGGCGATGTGTTCCTGGAAAATGAGCGCCAGCAATCAGCCTTCAATTTCGAGCATTCCGATGTCGAGATGCTGAAGCGCTGGTTCGCCGATTGCGAGACCCAGTCGAACGCCCTGCGCGATGCGGGCAAGCCGCTGCCGGCCTATGACTATGCTCTCAAGGCCAGCCACACCTTCAATCTGATCGATGCGCGCGGCGCGATCAGCCCGACCGAGCGCCAGGCCTATATTGCCCGCGTTCGTGACCTGGCCCGCGGCGCCGCAGCGCAATGGGCCGAACAGGAAGGCGCAAACGCCTAA
- a CDS encoding methyltransferase domain-containing protein, translated as MDGITEDTLYQGRVRLFQPEKGFRAGTDSLILSAALPDRPGGHALEIGCGCGGALMTAAFRLPQTRFTGVDIDEGMVALARRGVEANAFGDRVTLETGNAADWVRDNENRFDIVFANPPYFEPGRISAPGEGKVAAYLESLTLDGWIKAMAFAARPRAPIVIIHRAAELARILTVLDRLTGEITVLPIASKQGEEARRVLVRGRKGLKRGSVRLLAPLITHTPDGQPGAALESLRRGDAIDW; from the coding sequence GTGGACGGGATTACCGAAGACACTCTGTATCAGGGCCGGGTCCGGCTGTTCCAGCCGGAAAAGGGATTCCGCGCCGGAACCGATTCGCTCATTCTTTCCGCCGCCTTGCCGGACAGGCCGGGTGGACATGCACTGGAAATCGGCTGTGGCTGCGGTGGCGCGCTGATGACGGCAGCATTCAGATTGCCGCAGACCCGGTTTACCGGTGTGGACATTGATGAAGGCATGGTGGCGCTGGCCCGGCGCGGAGTAGAGGCCAATGCGTTTGGTGACCGCGTGACCCTGGAGACCGGCAACGCCGCCGACTGGGTCCGTGACAACGAAAACCGGTTCGACATCGTGTTTGCCAACCCGCCCTATTTCGAGCCGGGCCGTATCTCCGCCCCCGGCGAAGGCAAGGTGGCGGCCTATCTGGAATCGCTGACACTGGATGGATGGATCAAGGCAATGGCCTTTGCGGCGCGGCCGCGTGCGCCGATCGTGATCATTCACCGCGCGGCGGAACTGGCGCGGATCCTGACCGTACTGGACCGGCTGACGGGCGAGATCACCGTGCTGCCGATTGCGTCGAAACAGGGCGAGGAGGCCCGCCGGGTTCTGGTGCGCGGGCGAAAGGGCCTGAAACGGGGCAGCGTTCGCCTGCTGGCGCCGTTGATCACCCACACACCGGATGGACAACCGGGTGCGGCGCTGGAGTCCCTGCGGCGTGGAGATGCCATCGACTGGTGA
- a CDS encoding DUF2007 domain-containing protein — protein sequence MKEIFRTNDPVKLSYVEHLLQEAGIDYFIADQHISAVEGNIGAFPRRVMVRDDLAASAQRALSEVEPG from the coding sequence ATGAAGGAAATCTTTCGCACCAATGACCCGGTCAAGCTGAGCTATGTCGAGCATTTGCTGCAAGAGGCGGGGATCGACTATTTCATCGCCGACCAACACATTTCAGCGGTTGAGGGCAATATCGGGGCCTTTCCCCGCCGGGTGATGGTGCGGGACGATCTGGCGGCCTCTGCCCAGCGTGCCCTTTCCGAAGTTGAACCGGGCTAG
- a CDS encoding polyprenyl synthetase family protein, whose amino-acid sequence MTLSPKTKGKEAVGSIVDRMQALVAGDLAKVEHLLATRAASPISVIPDLSAYIVSAGGKRLRPLITLISAHAVGTPNESTHALAAAVEFIHTATLLHDDVVDESDLRRGKPAAKAIWGNKASILVGDFLFARAFNLLVETNSLDILNRLATASTIIAEGEVRQLAAMQVRDLPTEDYLAIIEAKTGALFEAAAETGAMSVGSGSHAHPLATYGKNLGLAFQIIDDVLDYGGTTSVIGKSVGDDFRECKITLPTIIAKRRGSDEDRDFWDRAMHPDTQQDSDLAHAVHLIRATGAAEATVQEAEAYTSLAKAALRTLPESPYRDALEELADFCVSRAY is encoded by the coding sequence GTGACCCTTTCGCCAAAAACAAAGGGCAAAGAGGCCGTCGGTTCCATCGTGGATCGGATGCAGGCGCTCGTGGCCGGTGACCTTGCAAAGGTCGAACACCTGTTGGCCACACGCGCCGCCAGCCCGATTTCGGTGATCCCGGACCTGTCGGCCTATATCGTCTCCGCTGGCGGCAAGCGGCTGCGCCCGCTGATCACGCTGATTTCTGCCCATGCGGTCGGCACGCCGAATGAGTCGACCCACGCGCTCGCTGCCGCTGTCGAGTTCATTCACACAGCCACGCTGCTCCACGATGATGTCGTGGACGAAAGCGATCTGCGCCGCGGCAAGCCCGCCGCCAAGGCGATCTGGGGCAACAAGGCCTCGATCCTGGTCGGCGATTTCCTGTTTGCCCGCGCCTTCAATCTTCTGGTCGAGACCAACAGTCTGGACATCCTGAACCGTCTGGCCACCGCCTCGACCATCATTGCCGAGGGCGAGGTGCGCCAATTGGCGGCCATGCAGGTCCGCGACCTGCCCACCGAGGACTATCTCGCCATCATCGAGGCCAAGACCGGCGCGCTGTTCGAGGCAGCCGCCGAGACCGGCGCGATGTCTGTCGGCTCGGGATCGCATGCGCATCCGCTGGCCACCTATGGCAAGAATCTCGGCCTGGCCTTCCAGATCATCGATGACGTGCTCGACTATGGCGGCACAACGTCGGTCATCGGCAAGTCGGTCGGCGACGATTTCCGCGAATGCAAGATCACGCTGCCGACCATCATCGCCAAGCGACGCGGCTCGGACGAGGACCGGGATTTCTGGGACCGCGCGATGCATCCTGACACGCAACAGGATTCCGACCTGGCGCACGCCGTCCACCTGATCCGCGCCACCGGCGCGGCGGAAGCCACGGTGCAGGAAGCCGAAGCCTATACGTCGCTCGCCAAGGCGGCGCTCCGGACCCTGCCGGAATCGCCCTATCGGGACGCGCTCGAGGAATTGGCGGATTTCTGCGTCAGCCGCGCCTATTAG
- a CDS encoding 4-(cytidine 5'-diphospho)-2-C-methyl-D-erythritol kinase: MPMALAPAKVNLFLHVGPVQENGRHPLDSLVVFAGPEAADRVSAEPSDQLSLKISGPRAAGLEAADDNLVMQAARALCAAAGQARGAALTLDKHLPVAAGIGGGSADAGAALRLLQKLWALDPDVVRCVAVPLGGDVPVALEGRAALMQGEGERVRVQTGLPALPAVLVNPGLDCPTGPVFRAFDAAGGGQEFGALEALPPFQNVSDLINWLQGQGNDLQVPAIELVPEIAIVLDTLAQLEGARLARMSGSGATCFALFESRDAAEAAATVLAAARPDWWVRATLLGDAA, encoded by the coding sequence ATGCCGATGGCTCTCGCACCTGCCAAGGTCAATCTCTTCCTGCATGTGGGCCCCGTCCAGGAGAATGGCCGGCACCCGCTCGATTCGCTCGTTGTCTTTGCCGGGCCGGAAGCGGCAGACCGCGTTTCGGCGGAGCCGTCTGACCAGCTGAGCCTCAAGATTTCCGGTCCGCGTGCGGCCGGGCTGGAGGCGGCGGACGACAATCTGGTGATGCAGGCCGCCCGGGCGCTGTGCGCGGCGGCGGGACAGGCACGGGGCGCGGCGTTGACGCTGGACAAGCATTTGCCGGTTGCCGCCGGAATTGGCGGCGGGTCGGCGGATGCCGGTGCTGCCTTGAGATTGCTGCAGAAATTATGGGCGCTGGACCCGGACGTTGTGCGCTGCGTGGCCGTGCCGCTGGGCGGCGATGTTCCGGTGGCGCTGGAGGGGCGGGCGGCCCTGATGCAGGGCGAGGGGGAGCGCGTGCGCGTTCAGACCGGCCTGCCAGCGCTGCCGGCCGTGCTGGTCAATCCGGGGCTCGATTGCCCGACCGGGCCGGTGTTCCGGGCCTTTGATGCCGCGGGCGGGGGGCAGGAATTTGGCGCGCTGGAGGCGCTGCCCCCGTTTCAAAACGTTTCAGACCTGATCAACTGGTTGCAGGGACAGGGCAATGATCTGCAGGTGCCGGCCATCGAGCTTGTACCGGAGATCGCCATTGTGCTGGACACGCTGGCACAGCTTGAAGGGGCCCGCCTGGCGCGCATGAGCGGATCGGGCGCGACCTGTTTTGCCCTGTTCGAGAGCCGAGATGCCGCCGAGGCGGCGGCGACCGTGCTGGCGGCGGCGCGGCCGGACTGGTGGGTTCGGGCGACCCTGCTCGGAGACGCCGCATGA
- a CDS encoding tetratricopeptide repeat protein: protein MLFLRIIALSSLLAISSSCAGTGALRPFDSSLIDNGRPSEAEAYSDFLIARFAAMTNDPQMAAEHYALAIDSAPEKSGIADRALFAALLSGDYREGVRLAERAHALGSEAALVRLTLAVDAQREGRDAEARQFLEQTRFGPFNRMIARGLSAWRVVEAQGTDAAIRYLESGLTGDPRLDSATLYMMGLIEMSAGHDEAALAVFQSLWSSGARLAVGVEAHAQLLASRGAHEDALDMIDTFEREVGHNAAIARLGQAIRAGDRIKVRRLSPDEGAALAVYVPAAALMSQTDDDVSAVYFVLALALDRDLHVARSLWAQSLANAERWEEAIAVLARVPEESAFYATSRGQIAWALQRSGRNQSALAVAAEALQHAPDRGLKIQVAELYRTIGRQAEADALLSQTIEEDTVRGREDWRLFYARGASREAMGDWQGAEQDLLHALALQPDDASLLNYLGYSYVDRGENLDHAMTMIQRAAEQAPEAGHIIDSLGWAHYRLGNYDMATTLLERAVELEPGDPVVNDHLGDAYWQTGRKLEARFQWRRSLTLDPADGERDRIEAKLVAGPLLPAIKQAESDAAAALPPPGRP, encoded by the coding sequence ATGTTGTTCCTGCGTATCATCGCCCTGTCGTCGCTGCTTGCGATATCGTCATCCTGTGCCGGAACGGGCGCGCTGCGCCCTTTTGATTCCTCGCTCATCGACAATGGCAGGCCTTCGGAGGCGGAGGCCTATTCGGACTTCCTGATTGCCCGTTTCGCGGCAATGACAAACGATCCGCAAATGGCGGCGGAACACTATGCCCTGGCAATTGATTCCGCGCCGGAGAAATCCGGCATTGCCGACCGGGCCCTGTTTGCGGCGCTCCTGTCCGGAGACTATCGTGAGGGCGTGCGGCTTGCCGAACGCGCACATGCGCTGGGCAGTGAAGCGGCTCTGGTCCGCCTGACGCTTGCCGTGGACGCGCAACGCGAGGGGCGCGACGCGGAAGCGCGGCAATTCCTTGAGCAAACCCGTTTCGGCCCTTTCAACCGGATGATCGCGCGGGGATTGTCGGCCTGGCGTGTCGTCGAGGCCCAGGGAACCGATGCGGCCATTCGCTATCTCGAATCCGGCCTGACCGGCGATCCGCGGCTCGACAGCGCCACGCTGTACATGATGGGGCTGATCGAGATGTCCGCGGGTCATGACGAGGCGGCTTTGGCCGTGTTTCAATCCCTGTGGTCGTCCGGTGCCCGGCTGGCTGTGGGCGTTGAAGCCCATGCGCAATTGCTCGCATCACGCGGCGCGCACGAAGACGCGCTCGATATGATCGACACGTTCGAGCGGGAGGTTGGCCATAACGCGGCCATCGCCCGGCTGGGTCAGGCGATCCGGGCCGGGGACCGGATCAAGGTCCGCCGGCTCAGTCCGGATGAAGGGGCGGCGCTGGCCGTCTATGTTCCGGCGGCGGCCCTGATGAGCCAGACCGATGACGATGTGTCGGCCGTGTATTTTGTGCTCGCCCTCGCCCTGGACAGGGACCTGCACGTCGCCCGCTCCCTCTGGGCGCAATCGCTGGCGAATGCGGAACGCTGGGAAGAAGCGATCGCTGTGCTTGCGCGTGTCCCGGAAGAATCTGCATTCTATGCCACTTCGCGCGGCCAGATCGCATGGGCCCTGCAGCGCAGCGGCCGCAACCAGTCAGCGCTGGCCGTGGCGGCTGAAGCGTTGCAGCACGCACCGGACCGCGGCTTGAAGATCCAGGTCGCGGAACTCTACCGGACTATTGGCCGTCAGGCCGAGGCCGACGCGCTGTTGAGCCAGACCATTGAAGAAGACACGGTGAGAGGCCGCGAGGACTGGCGGCTGTTCTATGCGCGCGGCGCCTCCCGCGAGGCGATGGGGGACTGGCAGGGGGCCGAGCAGGACCTGCTGCATGCCTTGGCGCTGCAGCCGGACGATGCCTCGCTGTTGAACTATCTCGGCTATTCCTATGTCGACCGCGGCGAAAATCTGGATCACGCCATGACGATGATCCAGCGCGCGGCAGAGCAGGCCCCCGAGGCCGGCCATATCATCGACAGCCTGGGATGGGCCCATTACCGGCTTGGCAATTACGACATGGCCACAACACTGCTGGAGCGCGCTGTGGAACTGGAACCGGGCGACCCGGTTGTGAATGACCATCTCGGGGATGCCTATTGGCAGACCGGCCGGAAGCTGGAAGCGCGGTTCCAGTGGCGCCGGTCCCTGACGCTGGACCCGGCCGATGGCGAGCGCGACCGGATCGAGGCCAAGCTGGTTGCCGGGCCGTTGCTGCCGGCGATCAAGCAGGCGGAATCTGATGCGGCGGCAGCCCTGCCGCCGCCCGGACGCCCCTAG
- a CDS encoding N-acetylmuramoyl-L-alanine amidase — protein MPLLRLVSLVIAGLACVLAAAADIHRVQVVGNGEPTRITVWADSAQEGRAFLAESGEARSLILPIRGQVTPAAGDGSGGVATWALSEGVLSFALERPLMVARVLALPPAGNEPAHRVIIDLQAVSAARFSSVARRDMRKLATYQSDLRKEELAVELASLRPEAPLPSSRRMAGQTYTVVIDAGHGGKDPGALAVTGGREKDITLRAALELKKALEADDRYSVRLTRDTDVFVELEDRVNKARDWGADLFISLHADAAGKPDVAGASVYTISASGERRIDKEANRNNWRIPLEDGAPEHVSSILEDLVKRETKTRSSEFAEILLPELEKSGPVLRNTHREAGFYVLLAPDVPAVLLEMGFLTNASDARRLQSNAGIRKAMNSVKRGIDRFFDQQDILLAGHGENG, from the coding sequence ATGCCTCTTCTACGCCTTGTTTCCCTTGTGATTGCCGGTCTGGCCTGCGTTTTGGCGGCCGCCGCAGACATTCATCGTGTGCAAGTCGTCGGCAATGGCGAGCCGACGCGGATTACCGTCTGGGCCGACTCCGCGCAGGAGGGACGCGCCTTCCTGGCCGAATCAGGCGAGGCGCGCAGCCTGATCCTGCCGATCAGGGGCCAGGTCACGCCGGCCGCAGGCGATGGCAGCGGCGGCGTTGCCACCTGGGCGCTGTCTGAAGGCGTGCTCAGCTTTGCGCTGGAGCGGCCACTCATGGTGGCACGGGTTCTGGCCCTGCCGCCGGCGGGGAATGAGCCCGCCCATCGTGTCATCATTGATCTTCAGGCGGTTTCCGCCGCCCGTTTCAGCAGCGTGGCCCGGCGCGACATGCGCAAGCTCGCCACTTATCAGTCAGACCTTCGGAAGGAGGAACTGGCGGTCGAACTGGCCTCGCTGCGGCCTGAGGCGCCCCTGCCATCCTCCCGGCGCATGGCCGGGCAGACCTATACGGTCGTGATTGATGCCGGGCATGGCGGCAAGGATCCCGGCGCGCTGGCCGTTACCGGAGGGCGGGAAAAGGACATCACGTTGAGGGCGGCCCTCGAGCTTAAGAAGGCGCTTGAGGCGGATGATCGCTATTCGGTGCGGCTGACCCGCGACACGGATGTGTTTGTGGAGCTGGAGGACCGGGTCAACAAGGCGCGCGACTGGGGCGCGGACCTCTTTATCTCGCTGCATGCGGACGCTGCGGGCAAGCCGGATGTGGCGGGCGCGTCGGTGTACACGATCAGCGCCAGCGGAGAGCGCCGGATCGACAAGGAAGCGAACCGCAACAATTGGCGCATTCCGCTGGAAGATGGCGCGCCCGAACATGTCAGCTCCATTCTGGAAGACCTCGTCAAGCGTGAGACCAAGACCCGCTCGTCCGAGTTTGCGGAAATACTGTTGCCGGAACTGGAGAAATCCGGGCCGGTGCTGCGCAATACACATCGCGAGGCGGGCTTTTACGTGTTGCTGGCACCGGATGTTCCGGCCGTCCTGCTCGAAATGGGGTTTCTCACCAACGCGTCCGATGCTCGGCGACTGCAGTCGAATGCGGGCATCCGCAAGGCGATGAATTCGGTGAAACGGGGCATCGACCGCTTCTTCGACCAGCAGGACATACTGCTTGCCGGGCATGGAGAGAACGGGTGA